The nucleotide sequence gtttttggtttaccACTTTGATGCAAACTATTAGTTGATCTTGTGAAAATTAAAGAAAGAACACAAAATGTTCTTGCAAGAATGTCTAAAGAAACATTGTATTTGGGCAAGTATGTTGTGTTTCTCTTTACACATATCAAGGATTTTGATTTGTTTCATTGTTTGTAACGAAAATCCATGTATGATTGTTTGGAGAATCATGCACTGATGCACTTATAACTTTTATATAGTTGtaaggagcattgcaaagcatagtTATGTTTATTTTTAAACGTTATGCTTATTTTAAGAAGAGGTAGTAAGTATATTAGGATTTTGATTATTTAAAATCTCATTCACAATAATGGTGATTCGTTCTAGATATATGGATtcaatcaaaataaaattctaatataatatttaaatcttttgaatttaaaatttaaaatttatctataaattatTGTTGTCCtcattgaatgacatgtgtccaaaatcaggtttcttttattatatagtatagatgatATTGTTAAGTTGTAATATTTAAAAGTAATTATTactaatatatgtatatatacgaaAGTGAAAATGtaactaattaaattaaataaaccACTTCCAACAAATCTATTCTTACTGCACATGCAGTCATGCATCCAATTCATACGGTCTACCACCGATGACACTCCCCATCCACCGATGACACTCCCCACATACTCATCCACCGACTGCCGTTTCTATTCGTCACAACCGTTTCTAACTGTCGCAATGGTTTTTAACCAGTGCCATGGAAGGCCATACGATGCCGTCGCCGTTTGTAATTGTTGCAACCGTTTCTATTCGTCAAAATCTTCTTCCGACATTTATTCCAATTTGGTACTTATTTCAAAAACACTAATTTTCATGATTCAATCGTTATATTTATAACTTCTCAGCCATGGAACTCCGTCCAAGAATTTGTATAACTTCTCGAAGATATAAAATACGAACTGTTTTAATCAACAACGAACACATATAGCCATGGGAGTAATCATATACCGGAATCGAAGCGTCAAATGTAAACACGAAAACAACTTCACCAAATCAAGGACGTGCGTGACATGAAGACCAACAAATTGTCCGAGTAAGTCTATTACAACAACGAATATCCCCACTTTCAGCGGTTTCGTACCAAAACGGTGATGAAACAAACAAATACCGGGTAGAATAATTCCAAAGTTCCGTACTGAATTTCCGATTAAAATGGAAATCGTGCACAACTTAAGCCACTGCCTTTGATGTCTATAGGTGTTATTTGAAAAACGCAGCGCCCGTGTATGACTCTTCATTTCACCAAATCAAAAGAGACGAATTTCTACATAACGAACAAAAATGAAAACACATAACAATTCAGAACCAAATATTGGTCGagtaacatattttttatatatgaaataatGAATGTGTAATTTCAGTATGggataaaatattaaaaacatagcTTTTGGTTTTCACATAAATAAATGGTGTCGACTCAATTCTTTTAAACGGTTTTAATTCCAACAAATAATTAATGATGTTGCATGAAGCGTTTCATAAATGTATTGTTTTTGTATGGAGCGGTGTGATAATTGAATTGCTTTTGCATGTAATGTTGTCTTCTGGGGTGAACGATGTGAGTTGATAATTTTAGCATGAAACGGTGCTTTCGATGATTAAAAAGTGTTATGGATTCATAATTCACTGGGGGTGGCGGTTTATATGTGTTTATTAATTCAATGGTATTATTTAAGGGGTGTGTATATTAGGACATGTTGGTTGACATAACATATCAACATGTGTTTAAGGGTATTATTTAAGGGGTGTGTATATTATTTAAGGGGTGATGGTTGACATAACATGTGTTTATTAATTCAAGTATTATTCAAGGGGTGTGAGGTGAATAGACACAACTATTAATTTAGGCAAAGGTACCCTATGTTAGTTTTTGTAGGGTTATATAATAATACAATTAGCAACAAGGATACGGTTAGCAACAAGGGTTGCGTTTAGCGTCGAAAACAACTGCCACCTTTTCGATGAAACTAACTGCCACCCTTTGATGGTATTGCACCGTTCCAATAGAAATAAATAATTCTGTTTACACCTCTTctccattcaaaaaaaaaaaaaaaaaactgctcCATCATTTGACCGTGCTGCGACTTTCCCATCAATCGAGTTAGGCAATCCCAAATATATAATTCACGTAAATTGTTTATGACAATCCTGATTGATAACGAACTTTTCCACCATTGACCGACGTGCGCGTCATTAACACACATCCACCTCAGTCACCGTATCATCGGATGTCTGCACATATCCATCATGAAAACCCTTATCGCATCCCCTCCGAGGAGGCAACCCGCATATTCCTTCGTATCTATAAATAAACGGGATGCACAACCGTCCTCATAACAAATAAGTTACGATTCTACACGAATTCAACCACATTTGTTGAATGATTTCCGAAAGATCTTCTCATTCGTAAGGTTTTCATACGAATTTTTGGTTGATTCAACCATTTTTAATCGGTAAATCGCGATGTCGGATCCGAAAACAACATCAACGTCAATAAGCAGCGACAGATTGATAGTGTTTTGTCCGGCGCCATTCATCTATGTCGCCATTCAACAAATGTGTCTCAAGACATGtggttgttctggttcctgtatTCTTGGTATCCGTTATCATATTTCTCCCTATTGCGTTTAAATTTGCATCCAACCGAATCATTGATAAGATTTCTTCTCGAATGTATCTCAGACGTGATATTATGAATAATGATATGGAAGTATGTTGggatttattaatattattagttTTATCATAATTACTATTATATGTGTCTGCATTTTTCTTCTCGAATGTCTCATATTGATATTGAATATGATGGTGTATTGATTAGTATTATTGGTTTTATTATAATTAGTATTATACGTGCATGCATATATTAGAGGGTATGAATATTATGGTTGTACGTTGGGTTTGATCAGTATTataagttttatgataattaGTGCTATATGTGCCCGCATGTTGGTTTTGTCACCATATAAGATAGTATGTTGTGCCATAGGAACCATGTAGGTTTTTGTAACGGCGAAGGTGGCCGGTGGCTTCCACAAAATTGTCGATAGTGTTTCGTTACTTGGCGCTATTCATCTCGGTAGCCATTCAACAAATTTACATGCAAACTTCAAACAAACAAATTAAGTGGGATACACAACCATTCTCAAAACAAATacgtgaagaagaagaagactaGCCTTTCACTGATACCGAATTGTCACCACTTCCACCTATACCAATTCCAATTCGATTCaataatgtgtttttttttttcataattttcGGTTTTCAATTTGCGCTAATTACGATGTACATGGATATATAGATACAAAGATTATGTATGTATATAGTTGAGATTGATAACCACCTAGAAATCGCTTTCATTGCGTACGTCTCTGCGAAGAGAGATACGTTGTGCGTTTGGGTTAGTGTATGTTCTTGAGAGAAATGAAGGAAGAAGTATATTTTGGGTTGGTGTGAGTTTCCTTAATTTGTTGAGATGTTTATGAATTTTTGGGAATAGGAAATTTCAATGTATGAGTTtctttaatggttcagaccttttagtggttcaacacttaatggttcagacctcttattgatTCAACACTTAACTATTCAGAAGTTTCCAAACAACCCCTAAAAGAATATTTTGCATAAACAAAAGAATTTTCACCTCTCATATGGTGATACTAAAGACTTTCTTAACCAACATCCCGCCGCAACACGCGGGATGACGTTAactcgtatatatatatatgttctaCTTAAAAAAGAACCAATACTAAGCGTTACATGCTTGATGCTTCCTTTCCCCTGCTTGTGTTCTctttgatttttttcttttatttgaatttccaaattccaATAACATAGAAACCAGATTATAAGTGATTGTTCAGTGTCGTTCtctatcttctactcatttcttatcaccgaAACGGTCATCTCGGGACCAAAGCTCCGTCAAACTCGACGTTTCCTGGACTGACAATGTAGCTTGAGAATAGGGGTAGCCCCCGCTACCCTTGACGCTCCGGCagtagtgtaaattttgaaaaaattgacgttttttcgattttgCTACCACTATATATTTTTTAAGCGTTGCCCCTTGACGTTTTTTCCATTGTGTGTTAAAATGTGTGCGTTATTTTATTACATGCGTGGTGTAAAacattttattttcattatttatttgtttgtgtGAATAGTCGAATTCATTGTGtgttaaaatgtcaaacatgtcaTGTTATTTTTGTGTGGGTTCATGCAAACTAGTGATAGTGAAGCTATGGGTGATACACATATCGAAAACCACATGTAACTTTTACTTATATCTAAAAGTGTTGGCTAGAACTAAACACACATGTACCATATGTGTAATTAACTATTTTTATCTTTTATCTTGGAATCTCATTTCTTACAAGCCAAAACATCTTTCACGTTTAAGACCGAAGTCGTGAGATTTACATATGATGATTCCATTCATCAAACATATGTCACTATACCAACATACATGATTACACGTATGAAAAATTAAACATTAACAAATACATTGAGCAACTGGCCTTAACAATAATATCTGTATCAAAATCATAATTAACTATctaattttgattttttattcAACGTTTTTGTTTACATTAATTAAAAAGTTGGACTCGAATATAactatactaggttagaaccccgtgtattacacgggttgcatgaatgtaattttatataataaatataaaaaaatatatatctttaaaaaactcgtatattgcacGTGTTGGATAAAATATAATGTGATATGTTAAACAAATAGTcgtcaagatttatcttttaaaaatgaacattgaagtactatttacttattataacattttactttgtttttttaattttgtataaatgtaactttatataataaacaataaacaataatGCAATTATTAAGCATATATCAAACAGGAACATTTGATTCCTAATTTACCATAATTTCAATCAACGAACTCCAAAGTATATATATCTactcataataaaaacaaacgtttatccttatctaaatttttgttacaaattatttatagaaaaacaaagatttattcttatctaattttttgtttagaattattattatttaatatgatcataataaaaaaaacaaacgtTTATAGGTAGATTTGATGTGACAGTGTAGTATTAGCTAGTTTTAGACTACTTTAGAATTATACCCCTTACCCTAATTATAAGAAAAAAATACAATAGAATATATTAGAATCACCAAAGGACCTTTGGCCTAGTAGTATTAAGGTGTTAGAATAAGGCTTTGCCTCATAGTGAGGGTTCAAATCCCATTGATGGCAAAAATTtagttgttaaaaaaaatatattaaaattatatgCTAAAAATTGTGTTATTAATTAACCTAGATACAATAGAATATGTTAGAATTATATGCTAAAAACTATTCTATTGATTAACCTAGATCAATATAAATTAAATATGTGCCTTGATGGATATAAATTAAATTTGTGTGATTGTGTTTTTCTAATTTACCCTATATTAATTATCATTTTTTCTCCCCCTCACCAAACTACTGTTCAATTTTGTACAAACTTTTGATGCACCATCTAATACTTTGTACTACCATTTATTGCATATGGTGGTTTACTCATGCTATGTCTACATTTCATTCACACACTGCCTTCCAAATTTCGTCACTTATTCACTCACCACTAAATTCGAAATACTGTATAAATCTTTCATCAAATGAATCACAAAAAACCAACTAATCACGGGATTCCAACACGACGAGTTGTTAGTCTTAGCGGTAATTAGTGTAGTGTATTTTCTTGGCGGTGATGAATGCAACTGTGGATTTTGATTTTAGCGTTTGCAGTTGGGATGGAGACCGGTGGTAGGAAGAAGTCGGTGCTAAGTGGTTGTTTTGTGGTGGCGATCATGGTGTTGTGTTTTTCGTGGTTGTCTACCGAAAAGAGGCGATGACTAAGATGAAGCGAAGAGAAAATAAATTTGGTAATAACCTGTGTGAGATTAGAATTTGTGGAAGGTGGGGTTCTAAGTGAATTTAGAATTAGAAGTGAGTGTTATTTGTTCAAGATGATGACGATGAATCGATGATGGATACACTGAGTTGTCTAGTGAGAGGAACAGAGTACAAGTATGATGTTCTCTTCAAAAGGTGAGAGTTGTACAAGTATGTTAAACTAGCAAATTTGTCCCGCTTAGAAATGAAAATTTCTCCAAGTACGATTTAATTAGTactttaattttaatttaatattactGTATGAAATTTCTATCGTATTCTTATTATTGTATTTACAAATTACAAGACTGCATCCTACTCATAAATATTAACATTCAAGATTGATATTATAACTATAAGTCTATAAGTATTTGTTTACAAACTATAAATATATCAAACGAGTACCAACATCGTTATTCGTTTTTATCTCTTTTGACTGCTCTTCTGATTACATGTATCGTGACGGTATTGTAACAAACTAAACTGATACTGACTGAAAGTTCACCGCTTTAAATAtataaacattttgattttattTTGTAAAGTTTTTAGTACATTGATTATTCTAATGGTTTAGTACACAACAACGTGCGCGGGTCTATAAAACTAGttaatttaaattaaaattaatgCTTTAAATtgattttagatatatttttaaaccAAGATAATATAACGTCATTATTAATCTTGTAATTCtttttaaaaaatttatattGTTGATGATAATTATCTTTTCACTATTCatatttttaataattctttattgtaatattattttttaaCAGAGGAGATAAGtttataaattattattttaataggaaaaaaattaaaaaataatagcattgcctaactcagtctaaaaatctggttataaccagtggtatttttggcataactgttgtgtagtgataactagaggtagtttacaacataatttataaacctcataatagtttaatgccaaaaatacccctgattataacctgCTTTCTAGACTAAGTtagacaatgtgatcaaaatgacaagaaaaaagaaaagttagggacccagaggagaaaaaaaaactatttagactaaaatgacaatttggacaaaaactcagcgactaaaatgacaatttactcaaactaccaattaaataaaatttttatctttataaatatttaaaacgctATTATATTTTTTTCGATTTTAATAACtaatatatgattataataattaatatattattatcagttatctttatctttatcattaaaatctcttctacaaattttaaattttaaatttaatattatcaataattgaattttcataataaatatttagaaaaataattaagAACACCTTATAGAGCGTCATGTGTCCCaaacatggtttcttttattatatagtatagataatatGCAAGTTATTTAATGTATAGATAAAAAAAATGTTCTATTTAATATAAAATTCAAGACTCAAAACAAAATTGTCATAAATTTGGCAATATAACTATATATGTGAGTTAAGTATAGTTATATTTTTAGAGACTCAAAACTTGGCAATAACTATATATGTGAGTTAAGTATAGTTATATTTTTAGAGTAATCTCCAATTTGCGCACATGTGGTATGTTGTCAGAATCAACATGAGACCCTAATTCAAGATAACGAACACTTGAGTCCTTGTCGTATGTATTTCGCTACCCTTTCCGTCCATCCGTTAGTCTGCCATTCGAATGGTTGTTAGAATCTTAGTAAAATGACTTTTTTAACCTTGGttcgtttattattattattattattattattattattattattattattattattattattatttaaagaaaaagaagaaagaaagagagaTGCATACGTGAAGTAAAGAGAGGGTAAGGGGTCGATCACCATTCCTTGGCAACCTCCCATAACATGTTCCGACACGTGGATTGGTTATACCTACTAAACAAATGTTGTTGAGTACAATTGTGACAACGGTTTGGGGGTATCGTCAGTGGTGAAGTTTTTGCGAAAGTTCAATGACATCAACCTAAGGTTTTGAACTAAGAATTCCATATCCGGGAACCCTTCAAATGATTGTGACAGAATTGGGTATCTCTCTCTCGCTACCAACGACAACTCGTTTTGTTGATGATTCGTTTGTTTTTTATTAATGATTTTGTTGGTTGAAGTTGGGTGTTaatgtttggtttggtttggtttattgCACGCAAGCCGTTTGATGAATTGCCTCCCAAGGGTTGCGAGGAGTGGTGGCAGGTGGTAATGGTGTTGAGGAGGGTGGTGGCAAGTGGTGATGGTGTTAAGgagggtggtggcaggtggtgctAGTAGAGGAGTGGGAGGTGGCAGGTGGTGAGGAGGATGGTGGTGGCAGGTAGTGATGGTGTTGAggagggtggtgatggtggaggggTGGTAGGTGGTGAGGAGAGTGGTGTCaggcggtgatggtggaggggtGGGTGGTGGCAGGCGTTGATAGTGGAGGGTTATgagattaccaaaatacccctctTTAAAACGGCTCAAGTAATATTTAACAAAAGGACACAAATTACACTTTACtcaatattttatatatacaacTCAAGAATCAAAATAAATTTGTCATGAAATTTGgggaaaattaaagaaaaaaaccCTAGGAAAGAGATTGTGAAGGAAGGAAGGCGCTAATTTGGGGAAAATTTCATCCGAAACCTAAACCCCCAAATTGGAAAATTAAAATAGGACAAATTGCCCCCCTTTTCATCTCATCTTTCCAAAACCCTCGCTCGTCAAACTCTGCCGTTCTCTGTTTTCCTCGTAACCCTTTTCAGACGTTCCTTCGATTCATTGATTGATATGTGTCTGTGttgatacatacatacatacatccctTCGCACAACACAtctgcttcttcttcttcttcttctgtttTACAAAATGGTCTCTGGTTCGCGCATCGAAGGGACCCACAATTTATCAGCCGGTGTTCGTAAAACCATTCAATCCATCAAAGAAATCGTTGGTAATCATTCCGATGCTGATATTTACGTTGCCCTTAAAGAAACCAACATGGACCCTAATGAGACCACTCAGAAATTGTTAAATCAAGGTTTCTTTTCAATGATTTcccctttcttttcttctttttatGTTTTCTTTAAAGAAAGTTGTTATCTTTATGTAATTGTTTGAATAATATTTCAAGATTTGTTCTTGTATTGTGTTTAGGGTTTGTACTTTGATGATGCGACTTAGGGGGATTGGAATGTCGTTTGATTAACAAGTTTTATGATATGAAACAGACTTCTTTTTAGGGTTTGATTAAGTTTATAAGTTAGTAATAATCTGTTTAAGTTTATATGCTTTTCACCAAAGATTGTTCAACTGGGGCTGCTTATTACTGTCGTGGGCGCAGGATAGTAGGGGCGGGAgggagccccccccccccccccccctcccgaaCTTTTCTCAGTAGTGGAGAGattagttttcgtatagaaatatttgggtatatacgtttttgaccccctggttttatagaaatattttggtatatacgttttcgacccccctgtcggaaatctcaagcttcgctaCACCCGGTAGTATGTTAAAGTTTTGTGTGATTGGAGTATCTAACTGTAATATGTTATCTGAAATAGATGTTTATGGTTAAATGCAGTTAAGAGTTCTCGAATGCATGAGTATAGTTTCTGTAATATGTTATATTCGGATGATGTTTTCATTTTCAATTGCTTTTAATGATAACCTGACTTTTTATTTCTGCAAGCACTTATAATTTGTTTTACATTCTGTTCTTTTCAGATCCGTTTCATGAAGTTAAGAGGAAACGAGACAAAAAGAAGGAGGTATCTTTTACTTTCATGCTTAATGTCTTTCACATAGATAGTCACTCTTCTTTTTTGTATATCTTTGAAGTTAAGACCTTGATTAATGGCTTAAACCGCTATTCATAGGCCCTTTCTTACAGTGTTGTTAATAGCGAGCATAGCGTTCGCTATAAAGCTTAGCGTGGCGATGCGATTAGATTAtaggttttgtttgtttaaatatAAGTAGTGATAATATGTGGCTATAAAATAGCAGAATTTTCGTTTTTTAAACGTACATATGAAAACagcgtattttgataaaatacacataaaatatttaaaattatcttctagtgtatcgctacACAGAAAATAGCGCCCActatttcatcgctatcgctacgtagcgtataggtagcTTGACGCTATCGTCCACCACTATTAACAACTATGCTTTCTTATGTTACATTTGTCTTAATTGCCGAGTGTtgtgtgccttatgtccaaggcttgatacaaaactaccatcgagccgggggtctcactggaagcagcctctctattcctgcggggtagaggtaaggctgtctacatcttaccctcctcagaccctaccttagctttgctattggtgggatttactaagtatgatgatgatgacgatgattcaTTGATTTATATGTTTTCTTGGTTTTAGTAGCACACAGATACCAAGTTTTGTTTATATATTACATAATACTAATCCATTAAAGAATGGAAGGTTTAAACTTTTTGGTGCTTATGATTTTTGTATACGGTAGGTCGTTTGCTCGAGATGCTTACTAATCTCACTTGTTTTATGAATCGTATGAACAAAAGTTTTTCATCTAATATAGTCTCCTGCAAGTTAATATTTAGATCATCTCGTAATTCATTTTAATATGTATGATGCATATGGTATGGACTTATGGTTTACACTTTACAGGTCTTCTATATCGCATGTTTAAAGTTATCGTTTTTCTTTTTCATATGGTTCGTATTTTTGAAGGCTTGAATATATTCTATTAACTTACATTATTTCAGGTTACACCAATTAAGGGGCCCACGCCTGTAAGGCCAAGAAAGCCCATTGAAAAGCCCACTGAACAACTAGTTCAAGGAATGAAACCCAATACACATTCGGATCGTAGCTCTTTTCGAAGAGCAGGTTTTGTTCGGAGTAACATATCCGGTAATTTAGTTTCTGCTTTTgtaactttgttgttgacttatACGGGATAACGTTTGTGGAAGCCACTCAAGCAATGAACTTTTACATTACATATATTAaaaccagtggcgaagcttgacctgAATGacgggggggggggtcgaaaacgtatataccaaaaaaatatctatagaaccggggggtcgaaaacgtatatacccaaaaatttcgaTATGAAAACTAcctatataacactactgagcgaaaagttcggagggtcgggcgccccttcccgccccttctatacttcgccacTGATTAAAACTACTTAATAGGTCACCCGGGCCGAGTATGCATCTTATTTCATCTATATCAATTTCGACCCAAAACACACAGAATGTAATGtagaaaatgtttttaaaatttcTAACAAAAACAAGTTTAACTAACATGTTGATCTAAAAAGCTTGCTTAGGAATAACTGTCAACTGTTGTATTGGTGTTTGTTGATTGTTGGATTTTACTAGATGCAGGAAGAACTAGACAGTTTCGTGTTGTGAGGGACAACCGAATTAGTCAAAATGAGATAAAACCTTCTGCTAAAAGCTCAGTAAGCGTGACCACTAAAGAGCCACCAACTTCAACCGCTCATGAAAAGAGGTAATTACACTTTTTTTTTCGAAAAACATGATTTTACTAAAATCGGTTTCTAACTATTTCATTTATCACACTTGTCATATGCAGCTCAGCTGAggattccaaaaccctaaaaccaGTTGTGAATCCGCCGATTGATTCATTATCTAAACAAGTAAAAGGTGTTAGTTTGACTGCAAGTGGTAAGAGACCCGTGGTCTCAAACGTTACTCCACCTGTACAGGTGGCAACAAAACCACACGATTCAGTCACATCACCCAACAGTTCAGTAATCGGAGTCTATTCATCATCTTCTGACCCGGTTCATATACCATCTTTAGCATCCAGACCAGCTGCAAATGTGGGGGCCATAAAACGGGAAATCGGGCCTGTTGGTGTTCGCCGTCACGCCACGTCAGAAAATCCTACCAAGTTGGGATCCGTGCAGGCCACTTCTGTATCAAACTCAAAAGATCATTTTAGATCTTTTCCCGCCACATCCAAGACCGACCAACATTCTCAGTCCAATGTGGTGGAATCTGTGCCAAGCGGACGGTCCTTTAATAATCAGTACGGTAGCAGGCCACATCAGCAACTTGTGACTCACCACAAAGGTATGCGGTTTGTTTTATTTCTGAATATCGGTTTCTTAGGGTAACATGGCGTTGAGCTACTCTTTGTTAAATTGTAGCTCCTCAAGCAAATAAGGAGTggaaaccaaaatcaagtcaGAAACCGAGTGTTATTGAAGTCGGGGTTATCGGAACGTCAAAAAAATCCACATCATCTCCCGCCAAAAATTCTAAGGATTTGATTTTTGGCAGCTTTGAAGTTGAGCCAGAATTACCGCAGAATCACGAGGATCAGAATGTGATCATTGCAGCACATATTCGGGTCTCGGAGACTGACCGTTGCCGGTTGACTTTTGGCAGCTTGGGAGTTGACTCAGATTTACCCCAGAATGTTGATGAATCACATGTTGAACCTTTGGCAAGGTCGGTGAATCTCGATAAAACTTATATTGATTTTAATGtctggttagtggttagtaactGATTTGAATTCATTTTAGACTGGATGACAGTTTATCGGCTAGCTCACCGGAATCTTCTATTGATGAACCTTCCGGAAGCAAACCAGCTGAGTTGGTAGACGAACAAAGCTCCGGTTCAGTTTCTCCCGGTTCAAGGACATCTGAACCACAATTGACTGATAAGGTCGAGTCATCAAGTCCACAAAACATGGAAAACTACACCAATATCGGTATGGTTAGGCACAGCAGCCCGTCTTATGCTCCTTCAGAGACGCATCAACAACAAGGTTCTTCAGAATTGCCAAGTTTCTCGGTTAGTGGATTCTTTTTATTTCACATTCTCCATAATATCTTATTACTATTTAATCTGTAATTTTTTTGTTCAACATTCTGATTTTTGGAGTCGGATATCGTATTACAGCAGGCGTATGATTCTCAGAGCGGATATGATATGTCGTATTTCAGGCCAGCTAGCGATGAATCTCTCCGGGGTCAGGTGTTACAAACTCCTCAGGAGGTTGTGTCTTTAACGAACATATACTTATGTTATTTAGCCTATGTGGAAAACAATAAACGACTAATTTTGTATGTTCTCTTCGCAGGGATTTAATTCTCATGTGGCTAACAGCATTCCCGCAACGACAATACCGATGGTACAGCAACAAGCTCCAGTGGCGGCGCAAATGTATCCGCAAGTTCATCTTCCTCATTTCGCAAACCTTATGCCTTACCGCCAGTTTATATCCCCTGTGTATGTCCCGCCAATGGTTATGCCGGGGTACTCTAACAACCCTACGTATTCCCCCCATCCGTCTACTGGTAATAGTTACCTGATGATGGCCGGTGCCAACTCAGCGCATGTAAGCGCAAACGGGCTGAAATACGCCATTCCACAGTACAAGTCTGTCCAGGCTGGCAGTCCTACCGGGTTCGGGAACTTTACTAGTCCTACGGGATATGCGTTAAATACTCCTGGTGTTGTGGGAAGCGCGTCTGGGTTAGATGATTCCTCTCGGCTCAAGTACAAAGACGGGAATATTTATGTTCC is from Helianthus annuus cultivar XRQ/B chromosome 9, HanXRQr2.0-SUNRISE, whole genome shotgun sequence and encodes:
- the LOC110880254 gene encoding GBF-interacting protein 1-like isoform X5, with product MVSGSRIEGTHNLSAGVRKTIQSIKEIVGNHSDADIYVALKETNMDPNETTQKLLNQDPFHEVKRKRDKKKEVTPIKGPTPVRPRKPIEKPTEQLVQGMKPNTHSDRSSFRRAGFVRSNISDAGRTRQFRVVRDNRISQNEIKPSAKSSVSVTTKEPPTSTAHEKSSAEDSKTLKPVVNPPIDSLSKQVKGVSLTASGKRPVVSNVTPPVQVATKPHDSVTSPNSSVIGVYSSSSDPVHIPSLASRPAANVGAIKREIGPVGVRRHATSENPTKLGSVQATSVSNSKDHFRSFPATSKTDQHSQSNVVESVPSGRSFNNQYGSRPHQQLVTHHKAPQANKEWKPKSSQKPSVIEVGVIGTSKKSTSSPAKNSKDLIFGSFEVEPELPQNHEDQNVIIAAHIRVSETDRCRLTFGSLGVDSDLPQNVDESHVEPLARLDDSLSASSPESSIDEPSGSKPAELVDEQSSGSVSPGSRTSEPQLTDKVESSSPQNMENYTNIGMVRHSSPSYAPSETHQQQGSSELPSFSQAYDSQSGYDMSYFRPASDESLRGQGFNSHVANSIPATTIPMVQQQAPVAAQMYPQVHLPHFANLMPYRQFISPVYVPPMVMPGYSNNPTYSPHPSTGNSYLMMAGANSAHVSANGLKYAIPQYKSVQAGSPTGFGNFTSPTGYALNTPGVVGSASGLDDSSRLKYKDGNIYVPNPQAETSELWMNPRDMPSMQSASYYNMAGQSPHAAYMPSHTGHASFNAAAAQSSHMQFPGLYHPPPQGAAVANAHHMGGNVGVGAGAPGTQVGYQQQPQLSQLNWTGNF
- the LOC110880254 gene encoding uncharacterized protein LOC110880254 isoform X1; protein product: MVSGSRIEGTHNLSAGVRKTIQSIKEIVGNHSDADIYVALKETNMDPNETTQKLLNQDPFHEVKRKRDKKKEVTPIKGPTPVRPRKPIEKPTEQLVQGMKPNTHSDRSSFRRAGFVRSNISDAGRTRQFRVVRDNRISQNEIKPSAKSSVSVTTKEPPTSTAHEKSSAEDSKTLKPVVNPPIDSLSKQVKGVSLTASGKRPVVSNVTPPVQVATKPHDSVTSPNSSVIGVYSSSSDPVHIPSLASRPAANVGAIKREIGPVGVRRHATSENPTKLGSVQATSVSNSKDHFRSFPATSKTDQHSQSNVVESVPSGRSFNNQYGSRPHQQLVTHHKAPQANKEWKPKSSQKPSVIEVGVIGTSKKSTSSPAKNSKDLIFGSFEVEPELPQNHEDQNVIIAAHIRVSETDRCRLTFGSLGVDSDLPQNVDESHVEPLARLDDSLSASSPESSIDEPSGSKPAELVDEQSSGSVSPGSRTSEPQLTDKVESSSPQNMENYTNIGMVRHSSPSYAPSETHQQQGSSELPSFSQAYDSQSGYDMSYFRPASDESLRGQVLQTPQEGFNSHVANSIPATTIPMVQQQAPVAAQMYPQVHLPHFANLMPYRQFISPVYVPPMVMPGYSNNPTYSPHPSTGNSYLMMAGANSAHVSANGLKYAIPQYKSVQAGSPTGFGNFTSPTGYALNTPGVVGSASGLDDSSRLKYKDGNIYVPNPQAETSELWMNPRDMPSMQSASYYNMAGQSPHAAYMPSHTGHASFNAAAAQSSHMQFPGLYHPPPQGAAVANAHHMGGNVGVGAGAPGTQVGYQQQPQLSQLNWTGNF